A window of Castanea sativa cultivar Marrone di Chiusa Pesio chromosome 1, ASM4071231v1 contains these coding sequences:
- the LOC142619632 gene encoding elongation factor 1-gamma 2-like — MHHAEIKYFDGSTRRLGFSDLACSGDKRKFVQDTHHCGIHLCESELAPNFEMGVSNKPPEFIKMKLTGKVPVVETPDGPVFESNAIARYGYIYPT; from the exons ATGCACCACGCCGAAATCAAATACTTCGACGGATCCActcgaagactcggcttctcaG ATCTTGCATGCAGTGGAGACAAACGAAAATTCGTACAAGACACTCATCACTGCGGAATACACCTCTGTGAAAGTGAACTAGCCCCAAATTTTGAGATGGGTGTCTCTAATAAACCTCCTGAGTTTATCAAGATGAAACTTACTGGGAAG GTTCCTGTGGTGGAAACACCTGATGGTCCAGTATTTGAGAGCAATGCTATAGCACGTTATG GCTATATATATCCtacataa
- the LOC142616790 gene encoding uncharacterized protein LOC142616790, producing the protein MGRLTVKPFPDFPQPPIREVELSLHLDVAGKLVYLLAATVMLFIVLHKFKCCCRRNTRVGGNAHNTGRVNVVRGDNAGHTTSGHTEVHHDVTGDDAEDDTMGSQISREVGIDVAVDDDDINNGEIAMTQTSLAATLAFLFN; encoded by the exons ATGGGACGCTTGACAGTCAAGCCGTTTCCAGACTTCCCTCAGCCTCCCATCAG GGAAGTGGAACTGTCATTGCATCTCGACGTGGCAGGGAAATTGGTCTACCTACTGGCTGCTACTGTTATGCTTTTTATTGTGCTTCACAAATTCAAGTGTTGCTGTAGGCGTAATACAAGAGTTGGTGGCAATGCCCATAATACTGGCCGTGTCAACGTCGTCCGGGGTGATAATGCGGGCCATACGACCAGCGGCCATACTGAAGTCCATCACGATGTCACCGGTGATGATGCTGAGGACGATACAATGGGCAGCCAAATCTCTAGAGAAGTCGGTATCGATGTGGCCGTCGATGATGATGATATCAATAACGGCGAGATTGCCATGACTCAAACTTCACTTGCTGCCACTTTagcttttttattcaattaa